A single Chlamydia suis DNA region contains:
- the cdsZ gene encoding zinc ribbon domain regulatory protein CdsZ, which yields MHDALQSILAIQELDIKMIRLMRVKQEHQKELAKIQALKTDIRRKVEEKELEMEKLKEQIKGGEKRIQEISDQINKLENQQAAVKKMDEFNALTQEMTAANKERRTLEHQLSDLMDKQASGEDLLVSLKESLSSTENSSSAIEEEIRENIRRINEEGRSLLSQRTQLKEATDPELFSIYERLLNNKKDRVVVPIENRVCSGCHIALTPQHENLVRKQDHLVFCEHCSRILYWQELQAPSTEGTMIKRRRRRTAV from the coding sequence ATGCATGACGCCCTCCAAAGTATTTTGGCTATCCAAGAGCTCGACATTAAAATGATTCGTTTAATGCGGGTCAAACAAGAACATCAAAAGGAGCTCGCTAAAATTCAAGCTTTAAAAACGGATATCCGTCGCAAGGTTGAAGAAAAAGAATTAGAAATGGAGAAACTCAAAGAGCAGATCAAAGGTGGCGAGAAGCGCATTCAAGAAATTTCTGATCAGATCAACAAATTAGAAAATCAGCAAGCTGCTGTAAAGAAAATGGATGAGTTTAATGCTCTAACCCAAGAGATGACAGCAGCCAATAAAGAGCGCAGAACTCTAGAACATCAACTCAGCGATCTCATGGATAAACAAGCTAGCGGGGAAGATCTTCTTGTCTCTTTAAAAGAGAGTTTGTCTTCTACAGAAAATAGTAGCAGTGCTATCGAAGAAGAGATCCGAGAGAATATTCGAAGAATTAACGAAGAAGGGCGTTCTTTATTAAGTCAAAGAACACAATTGAAAGAAGCCACAGATCCAGAGTTATTTAGCATTTACGAACGACTTCTCAATAACAAGAAAGACCGTGTTGTTGTCCCTATTGAAAATCGTGTTTGCAGCGGCTGCCATATAGCCCTTACCCCTCAGCATGAAAACTTAGTGCGCAAACAAGATCATTTGGTATTTTGCGAACACTGCTCACGAATTTTATACTGGCAAGAGCTTCAGGCGCCATCAACAGAAGGCACAATGATCAAACGTCGTCGTCGTCGTACCGCCGTGTAA
- a CDS encoding nucleotide exchange factor GrpE → MTETPNTSSEEIQTSEPSPDNELQTLQQENANLKAELQEKNDRYLMALAEAENSRKRLQKERTEMMQYAVENALLDFLPPIESMEKALGFASQTSDEVKNWAIGFQMILQQFKQVFEDKGVVEYSSKGELFNPYLHEAVEIEETTTIPEGTILEEFTKGYKIGDRPIRVAKVKVAKSPAKGNTDSNEEKE, encoded by the coding sequence ATGACAGAAACCCCAAATACCTCGTCGGAAGAAATTCAGACTAGCGAGCCTTCGCCTGATAACGAACTTCAAACGCTCCAACAAGAAAACGCTAATTTAAAAGCCGAGTTGCAAGAAAAAAATGATCGTTATCTTATGGCTCTCGCTGAAGCAGAAAATTCGAGAAAACGTCTACAGAAAGAACGTACAGAAATGATGCAGTATGCTGTAGAAAATGCCCTTCTGGATTTTCTCCCTCCAATAGAAAGCATGGAAAAAGCTTTAGGATTTGCCTCTCAAACATCTGATGAGGTGAAAAATTGGGCCATAGGATTCCAAATGATCCTGCAACAATTTAAACAGGTATTCGAAGACAAAGGTGTTGTTGAGTACTCTTCAAAAGGGGAACTCTTCAACCCATATTTGCATGAAGCTGTAGAAATCGAAGAAACAACGACTATTCCCGAAGGGACTATCTTGGAGGAATTTACTAAAGGTTATAAGATAGGAGATCGTCCTATTCGTGTAGCAAAGGTAAAAGTAGCAAAAAGTCCTGCTAAAGGGAATACAGACAGTAACGAAGAAAAAGAATAA
- a CDS encoding CT392 family protein has translation MSMVAIQGASGASPDGLPRASGDEEVNPEGVLPSGQTVSFTAVEKNESAAEVQQVALPIIQSDGLMSSPILGGAIGELEVADVVADVVEKNEANVQQVEEDLEAIFQAIASGEEQLESLEVNGKGSLKGSRRASDRKEGVAKNTRPGSLSVRNRLVNTRSSLKRMAKGMRHHAGLVTSSLADLHKTLRGISQKDLLLELGKDGEAVLSQLKKLGLEIDAKGEWKLRSHGEVGRLHQSIYDLALLAERLHEGESFDLDEDFSKEEANACCCAWKKAYQFCQEHLMSALRAVYQQILRFFRWISNKVGIHSKRTDYYTRPGVFTNPYASYLGSNPPLEDPRSLRDRLRDGAAEDSLFVMPQDESLDSESVSDDDRGWQ, from the coding sequence ATTTCTATGGTTGCTATACAAGGAGCATCGGGGGCTTCTCCAGATGGACTTCCCAGAGCTAGTGGGGACGAGGAGGTGAATCCTGAAGGAGTCCTTCCCTCTGGCCAGACCGTTTCTTTTACGGCTGTCGAGAAAAATGAATCTGCTGCAGAAGTTCAGCAGGTTGCGCTTCCTATCATCCAATCAGATGGTCTGATGTCATCCCCAATTTTAGGGGGCGCTATTGGAGAGCTCGAAGTTGCTGATGTTGTTGCTGATGTCGTAGAAAAGAATGAAGCAAATGTTCAGCAAGTAGAAGAAGATCTAGAAGCTATTTTTCAAGCGATTGCTTCTGGTGAAGAGCAGCTGGAATCTTTAGAGGTGAACGGTAAAGGTTCATTAAAAGGTTCAAGACGTGCCAGTGATCGTAAAGAGGGGGTAGCCAAAAATACGCGGCCCGGATCTCTTTCTGTCCGTAATAGATTGGTAAATACTCGCTCTTCACTAAAAAGGATGGCAAAGGGGATGCGCCATCATGCGGGGTTGGTTACTTCTTCTTTGGCAGACTTACACAAAACACTTCGTGGAATTTCTCAAAAGGACCTGTTGTTGGAGCTGGGTAAGGATGGCGAAGCCGTCCTTTCTCAATTGAAAAAACTGGGATTAGAGATAGATGCAAAAGGGGAATGGAAACTTCGGTCCCATGGAGAGGTGGGGCGTTTACATCAATCGATTTATGACTTAGCACTTTTAGCAGAACGTTTGCACGAAGGGGAGTCTTTCGATCTGGATGAGGATTTTTCCAAAGAAGAGGCAAACGCATGTTGCTGTGCATGGAAAAAAGCATATCAGTTTTGCCAGGAGCACTTAATGAGTGCTTTACGAGCTGTGTATCAACAAATTTTACGTTTCTTTCGTTGGATTTCAAATAAGGTTGGGATTCATTCTAAACGTACGGATTATTATACGCGTCCAGGGGTATTCACCAATCCGTATGCTTCCTATTTAGGCTCTAACCCTCCTTTAGAAGATCCGCGTTCTTTGCGAGATCGGTTGCGGGATGGCGCAGCAGAAGACTCTCTGTTCGTCATGCCGCAGGATGAAAGCTTGGATTCAGAATCTGTGTCCGATGATGATAGGGGGTGGCAATAA
- a CDS encoding ABC transporter substrate-binding protein encodes MLLRKIFGYVFCASLACSFISVVVVSFRTEPTTPCIAIFSSFSHNSLSECIESCQKELVSFGNMPSISLFNAEDNVVKARKIARNLHKDPNIVTIVTLGPIATKVMSQIETQKPIIYAVVPSGEALRFPKEQANIYGVHDSVDINQCCFAIHAVTNNATSLIYLQPHEPFPSSLQEEITTKLRASGIKVTGLPISTANVSSRIQFIAENRPSAVFFPLSSLSEKMGTALIKSILKENIPLVTDDSSLVTEGACAACSVDYKLSGKQIAHIVRYLLSKKNKEQNPHQISTEPILSKITFNEEIIRLLGLPFNMAPVHQCISFHSADNPGLVAVQTP; translated from the coding sequence CTTTCATTTCAGTAGTTGTAGTTTCTTTTCGTACCGAGCCGACAACCCCTTGCATAGCAATCTTCTCTTCATTCTCTCATAATTCGCTTAGCGAATGTATCGAGAGCTGCCAAAAAGAGCTTGTAAGTTTTGGCAACATGCCTTCTATTTCACTATTTAATGCTGAAGACAATGTGGTCAAAGCAAGAAAAATTGCTCGAAATCTTCATAAAGACCCCAATATCGTTACAATTGTTACCCTAGGACCCATCGCTACCAAAGTAATGAGTCAAATTGAGACGCAGAAGCCGATCATCTATGCTGTGGTCCCTTCAGGAGAAGCGCTCCGCTTCCCAAAAGAACAAGCCAATATCTATGGGGTCCATGATAGTGTAGATATCAATCAGTGCTGTTTTGCAATTCATGCTGTAACCAACAACGCGACTTCTTTGATTTACCTGCAGCCTCATGAACCTTTCCCCTCTTCTTTGCAAGAAGAAATCACCACGAAGCTCCGCGCCTCAGGGATTAAAGTAACGGGACTTCCGATCTCCACAGCAAATGTTTCTTCCCGTATTCAATTTATTGCCGAAAATCGTCCATCCGCAGTCTTTTTCCCTCTTTCTTCCTTATCAGAAAAAATGGGAACCGCGCTGATTAAAAGTATCTTAAAGGAAAATATTCCTCTCGTTACCGATGATTCTTCTCTTGTTACGGAAGGAGCATGCGCGGCATGCAGTGTAGACTATAAATTATCTGGGAAACAAATCGCCCATATCGTCCGCTATTTGCTTAGCAAAAAAAATAAGGAACAAAACCCTCACCAAATCAGCACAGAACCCATTCTTTCCAAAATAACCTTTAATGAAGAGATCATTCGACTCCTAGGTTTGCCCTTTAATATGGCTCCAGTCCATCAATGCATCTCTTTCCATTCAGCAGATAACCCAGGATTAGTTGCTGTACAAACCCCTTAA
- a CDS encoding ribonuclease R family protein, whose product MGKAKNKKKVLKNKRQVLVPGILFIHPKKGFGFVTPDQPELYPFDIFVPANDLKGALDGDHVLVALPFSQRGGEKIKGVIHKVLARGKQVLVGTVVSLISPTLALVYVNAISPESPVKAELLPKRTYKTGDRLLLKTPVWKENYPSKEPPPLVMLEFMGNISNAKTDFPVIKAEFSITEEFPEAVIQEAGQFLQKHITQALHSRKDLRDLLCFTIDSSSAKDFDDAVSLTYDQEGNYILGVHIADVSHYVTPNSALDKEASKRCNSIYFPGKVIPMLPSALSDNLCSLKPNVDRLAVSVFMTFSKEGLLSDYRILRSVIRSKYRMTYDEVDAIIEKKLPHPISKTILEMDKLSRIFADIREQRGCMRLVLPSFTMSLDNLQEPAALVETKQTAAHKLIEEFMLKANEVIAYHISHQGVTMPFRIHEPPNEESLLTFRETAKALGFTITQTPAQEPDYQYLLHTTSANHPLEPILHSQFVRSMKTASYSTENKGHYGLCLDYYTHFTSPIRRYVDLIVHRLLFHPLSVEENHLEQIVRACSSQERVAAKAEGAFINMKKARFLKKFFEEQPASLYKAFIITVSPEGLSFVLPEFCHEGFIPAAKLPKEYVIKTKLGVEDLPEHLRPGTSIFVQLSSVTLLTQAIEWTLVEAKEKRSSKKKKAGSSATKEKKKGSSKTKKK is encoded by the coding sequence GTGGGAAAAGCTAAAAACAAAAAGAAAGTTCTAAAAAATAAAAGACAGGTTTTGGTTCCTGGTATTTTATTCATTCATCCTAAAAAGGGATTCGGTTTTGTCACTCCAGATCAGCCAGAACTGTACCCTTTTGATATCTTTGTTCCAGCTAATGACCTAAAAGGCGCCTTAGATGGAGACCATGTTCTTGTCGCTCTCCCCTTCTCTCAACGTGGAGGAGAAAAAATAAAAGGAGTAATTCACAAAGTACTCGCTCGAGGGAAACAGGTCTTAGTAGGGACTGTCGTTTCTCTTATCAGTCCGACCTTAGCCTTGGTTTATGTGAATGCCATAAGTCCAGAGAGTCCTGTGAAAGCAGAACTTCTCCCTAAAAGGACTTACAAGACCGGCGATCGTTTACTACTAAAAACTCCTGTGTGGAAAGAGAATTACCCAAGTAAAGAGCCTCCTCCTTTGGTGATGTTAGAATTCATGGGGAATATCTCTAATGCTAAAACCGATTTTCCTGTGATTAAGGCCGAATTTTCGATCACAGAAGAATTCCCCGAGGCCGTTATTCAAGAAGCTGGCCAGTTTTTACAAAAACACATTACACAGGCCCTACACTCCAGAAAAGATCTCCGGGATCTTTTGTGTTTTACCATAGACTCTTCTTCAGCTAAAGACTTCGACGATGCAGTCTCGCTGACCTACGATCAAGAGGGAAACTATATTCTTGGGGTCCATATTGCCGACGTCTCCCACTATGTTACCCCAAACTCGGCTTTAGATAAGGAAGCATCAAAACGCTGCAATTCGATCTATTTCCCTGGAAAAGTCATTCCTATGCTACCTTCGGCTCTTTCCGACAACTTATGCAGCTTAAAACCCAATGTAGATCGTTTAGCGGTATCTGTTTTCATGACCTTTTCCAAAGAAGGATTGCTTTCGGATTACAGAATTTTACGTAGTGTCATTCGCAGTAAATACCGTATGACCTACGATGAAGTAGATGCGATTATTGAAAAAAAATTACCCCATCCCATCTCTAAAACTATTTTAGAAATGGACAAATTGAGCCGTATTTTTGCGGATATCCGCGAGCAACGTGGATGCATGCGTCTTGTACTTCCTTCTTTCACTATGTCTCTCGATAATCTACAAGAACCCGCGGCGCTTGTTGAAACCAAACAGACTGCTGCACACAAACTCATTGAAGAGTTCATGCTGAAAGCTAACGAAGTAATCGCCTATCATATTTCTCATCAGGGAGTCACTATGCCTTTCCGGATACATGAACCTCCGAATGAAGAAAGCCTCCTTACTTTTAGAGAAACCGCGAAAGCCTTAGGCTTCACGATCACGCAAACTCCTGCACAAGAACCTGATTATCAGTACTTGTTACACACAACTTCTGCAAACCACCCTCTGGAACCTATTTTGCATTCTCAGTTTGTGCGAAGTATGAAGACCGCATCGTATTCTACGGAGAATAAAGGACATTACGGACTTTGTTTGGATTACTATACCCATTTCACTAGTCCTATTCGTCGATATGTGGATCTTATTGTTCACAGGCTCCTATTTCACCCTCTTTCTGTGGAAGAAAACCATCTTGAACAAATTGTTCGTGCATGTTCATCACAAGAACGTGTTGCCGCAAAAGCTGAGGGAGCGTTTATAAATATGAAAAAGGCTCGCTTTTTGAAAAAGTTTTTTGAAGAGCAACCCGCCTCCCTTTATAAAGCTTTTATTATCACTGTATCTCCAGAAGGGCTCTCCTTCGTTCTTCCTGAATTCTGTCATGAAGGTTTCATTCCAGCCGCTAAGCTCCCTAAAGAGTATGTAATCAAAACAAAGCTTGGGGTGGAAGATCTCCCAGAGCATCTACGCCCAGGAACCTCCATTTTCGTACAGCTTTCCTCTGTTACCTTACTTACCCAGGCCATTGAATGGACATTAGTGGAAGCTAAAGAGAAGCGCTCATCGAAAAAAAAGAAAGCTGGGTCTAGCGCAACGAAAGAAAAGAAAAAAGGCAGCTCTAAAACGAAGAAAAAATGA
- the dnaK gene encoding molecular chaperone DnaK has translation MSEKRKSNKIIGIDLGTTNSCVSVMEGGQPKVIASSEGTRTTPSIVAFKGGETLVGIPAKRQAVTNPEKTLASTKRFIGRKFSEVESEIKTVPYKVAANSKGDAVFDVENKLYTPEEIGAQILMKMKETAEAYLGETVTEAVITVPAYFNDSQRASTKDAGRIAGLDVKRIIPEPTAAALAYGIDKAGDKKIAVFDLGGGTFDISILEIGDGVFEVLSTNGDTHLGGDDFDEVIINWMLSEFKKQEGIDLSKDNMALQRLKDAAEKAKIELSGVSSTEINQPFITIDANGPKHLALTLTRAQFENLASSLIERTKQPCAQALKDAKLSASDIDDVLLVGGMSRMPAVQAVVKEIFGKEPNKGVNPDEVVAIGAAIQGGVLGGEVKDVLLLDVIPLSLGIETLGGVMTPLVERNTTIPTQKKQIFSTAADNQPAVTIVVLQGERPMAKDNKEIGRFDLTDIPPAPRGHPQIEVTFDIDANGILHVSAKDAASGREQKIRIEASSGLNEDEIQQMIRDAELHKEEDKKRKEASDVRNEADGMIFRAEKAIKDYQDKIPAELVKEIEEKIEKVRQAMKDEASTTAIKAASDELSAHMQKIGEAMQAQSASAAAANAQGGPNINSEDLKKHSFSTRPPAGGDTSSTDNIEDADVEIVDKPE, from the coding sequence ATGAGCGAAAAAAGAAAGTCTAACAAAATTATTGGTATCGACTTAGGGACGACTAACTCTTGCGTCTCTGTAATGGAAGGCGGCCAACCTAAAGTGATCGCCTCTTCCGAGGGAACTCGCACAACCCCTTCTATCGTTGCTTTTAAAGGTGGCGAAACTCTCGTGGGAATCCCTGCAAAACGTCAGGCTGTAACTAACCCAGAAAAAACGTTGGCTTCTACTAAACGGTTCATTGGTAGAAAATTCTCTGAAGTCGAATCCGAAATTAAAACCGTTCCCTACAAAGTAGCAGCTAACTCCAAAGGAGATGCTGTTTTCGACGTAGAAAATAAACTATACACTCCAGAAGAAATCGGCGCTCAGATTCTCATGAAAATGAAAGAAACTGCCGAAGCTTATCTTGGAGAAACCGTAACCGAAGCTGTCATTACTGTGCCGGCTTACTTTAATGACTCTCAAAGAGCCTCCACAAAAGATGCTGGACGCATTGCAGGATTAGATGTTAAGCGCATTATCCCAGAACCAACAGCCGCAGCTCTTGCTTACGGCATTGATAAAGCGGGAGACAAAAAAATCGCCGTATTTGACTTAGGAGGAGGAACTTTCGATATCTCTATCTTAGAAATTGGTGATGGAGTCTTTGAAGTTCTTTCGACAAACGGGGATACTCACTTGGGAGGAGACGATTTCGATGAAGTTATCATCAACTGGATGCTCTCTGAGTTCAAAAAACAAGAAGGAATTGACCTGAGCAAAGATAACATGGCTTTGCAAAGATTAAAAGATGCTGCTGAGAAAGCAAAAATCGAATTATCCGGAGTATCTTCTACAGAGATCAATCAGCCATTCATCACGATTGATGCTAACGGTCCTAAACACTTAGCTTTGACGCTAACTCGTGCCCAATTTGAAAATTTGGCCTCTTCTCTCATTGAGCGCACCAAACAACCTTGTGCTCAAGCTTTGAAAGATGCGAAATTATCTGCTTCAGACATCGATGATGTTCTTCTTGTTGGAGGGATGTCTAGAATGCCCGCAGTGCAGGCTGTTGTAAAAGAAATCTTTGGCAAAGAACCTAATAAGGGCGTTAATCCGGACGAAGTAGTAGCAATTGGCGCAGCTATTCAAGGAGGAGTCCTTGGAGGAGAAGTGAAGGATGTTCTTCTGCTTGACGTGATCCCTCTCTCCTTAGGGATTGAAACTCTAGGAGGAGTCATGACTCCCCTCGTAGAGAGAAATACAACGATCCCCACACAGAAAAAACAAATCTTCTCTACAGCAGCAGACAACCAACCAGCTGTAACCATCGTCGTTCTTCAAGGTGAGCGACCAATGGCGAAAGACAACAAAGAAATTGGACGGTTTGATTTAACAGATATTCCTCCAGCTCCTCGTGGTCACCCACAGATCGAAGTCACCTTCGATATTGATGCTAATGGAATTTTACACGTATCTGCTAAAGATGCTGCCAGCGGACGTGAGCAGAAAATCCGCATTGAAGCAAGCTCCGGATTGAACGAAGATGAAATTCAACAAATGATCCGTGATGCAGAGCTCCATAAAGAAGAAGATAAGAAACGAAAAGAAGCTTCTGATGTGAGAAATGAAGCGGATGGAATGATCTTTAGAGCCGAAAAAGCTATTAAAGATTATCAAGACAAGATTCCTGCAGAGCTTGTTAAAGAAATCGAAGAGAAAATAGAGAAGGTTCGTCAAGCTATGAAAGACGAAGCTTCCACGACAGCTATTAAGGCAGCTTCCGATGAGCTTAGCGCTCACATGCAAAAAATCGGAGAAGCTATGCAGGCTCAATCGGCATCTGCTGCTGCTGCAAACGCTCAAGGCGGACCTAATATTAACTCTGAAGATTTGAAAAAACATAGTTTCAGCACACGCCCTCCAGCAGGAGGAGACACGTCTTCTACAGATAACATTGAAGACGCGGATGTTGAAATTGTAGATAAACCTGAATAG
- the hrcA gene encoding heat-inducible transcriptional repressor HrcA, with the protein MENRIEMSQLRASKKDSKVSHVLLMATKLYLESGQPVGSKLLKETYCSDLSSATIRNYFAQLETDGFLRKNHISGGRIPTDLAFRYYADHCAPFLEQEELLTIQQKLGALPEHSKNIVKDLQKASEILSEILQLPVCFSSPRFESDSVTNIQLVAIDDQRVVFVLSTEFGQVFTDVLWLPEQLPENSLQRIEHFLQCYLRKQPSDNLLSQKEEDLGMTLYNEVVVRYLTRYCHFSEEDLYQTGLARLLKYETFKDPETLAQGLAFFENRKHMCTLLNAYLHKETPTAFIGRELSDILETTDPSCTVITVPYYMDRTPLGAFGVLGPINLPYQQVLSTLSLFTERLKTILTQSFYKFKLSFRKPCPTDSRSSQRPAELTRRSSIKLLPAKELS; encoded by the coding sequence ATGGAAAATAGAATAGAAATGTCCCAACTGCGAGCATCAAAAAAAGATTCTAAGGTTTCGCACGTCCTACTTATGGCCACTAAGCTTTATTTAGAAAGTGGCCAGCCCGTAGGCTCGAAACTTCTCAAAGAAACTTATTGTTCCGATCTAAGTTCGGCAACGATACGGAATTACTTTGCTCAATTGGAAACAGACGGCTTTTTAAGAAAAAACCATATCTCAGGGGGAAGAATCCCTACCGATCTTGCTTTCCGCTATTATGCAGACCACTGCGCTCCCTTTCTTGAACAAGAAGAGCTTTTAACAATTCAACAAAAACTGGGAGCTTTACCAGAGCACAGCAAAAATATCGTAAAAGACCTACAAAAAGCTTCTGAAATTCTCTCAGAGATCTTACAGCTCCCTGTTTGTTTTTCTTCTCCACGTTTTGAAAGCGATTCGGTAACAAACATTCAACTAGTCGCTATAGATGACCAACGCGTAGTGTTTGTACTTTCAACAGAGTTCGGGCAGGTGTTTACAGATGTTCTCTGGCTTCCAGAACAGCTTCCCGAGAACTCGTTGCAAAGAATCGAACACTTTTTACAATGTTATCTACGAAAACAACCCTCAGACAACCTTCTTTCTCAAAAAGAAGAAGATCTTGGTATGACCTTGTACAACGAAGTTGTGGTCCGTTATCTTACTCGTTATTGCCACTTCAGCGAGGAAGATCTGTACCAAACAGGGTTAGCTAGGTTACTCAAATATGAAACCTTCAAAGATCCTGAAACGCTTGCTCAGGGACTTGCTTTTTTTGAAAATCGCAAGCATATGTGTACACTTTTAAATGCGTATCTACACAAAGAGACTCCCACTGCGTTCATTGGCCGAGAGCTATCAGATATCCTAGAAACCACGGATCCTTCGTGCACAGTAATCACTGTTCCTTACTATATGGATCGTACTCCTCTGGGAGCGTTTGGTGTGCTAGGCCCTATAAATCTCCCCTATCAACAGGTGTTGAGCACGCTCTCTTTATTCACAGAACGCTTGAAAACGATTCTAACCCAAAGTTTTTATAAATTTAAATTGTCTTTCAGAAAGCCTTGTCCGACCGACTCTAGATCTTCTCAAAGACCGGCAGAGTTGACTCGACGCTCTTCTATAAAATTATTACCTGCTAAGGAGCTATCATGA
- a CDS encoding proline--tRNA ligase: MRTSLLFYRTSKNTNKEASVLSYELLEKAGYLFKTSKGIYSYAPLFQRVVLKMTEIIREELNAIGGQEVCLPLLQSAELWQKTGRWDAFLSEKLLYVLKDRENREMCLAPTHEEVVSEFVAQWLSGKKQLPIHLYQIGTKFRDEIRPRFGLMRAKEFLMEDSYTFSSSPEQMDEQYAKLRSAYQRIFDRLNLKYVIVTADGGKIGKGKSEEFHVLCSLGEDTICVSGSYGANLEAAQAIPPSYAYSSEFLPLEEVETPGVRTIEELEAFFKVPKQQIMKTIVVKACKKGCEQFVAICIRGDRQVNLIKVASFLQVDDCELASDEEILKHLHVEKGFIGPLCCPIPYYADETTRPMTNFICANNQKDTHCKYVNWERDIPLPTFGDFLLAEAGDLCPQNQGAPYEIFQGVEVAHIFNLGTRYTESFSVDFQDENGDKQLCWMGTYGIGVGRTLAACIEQLADDKGIVWPLAIAPFSITLLYNGGDTEGEALATQLYHSLNTAGFEPLLDDRNERLGFKLKDSDLLGIPYKLIIGKFFQKTGLLEIESRTGEKQNLSPDDLLDWCSKNLPCHTRKIPPIREI; the protein is encoded by the coding sequence ATGAGAACATCTCTTTTGTTTTACAGAACCTCTAAGAATACCAACAAAGAAGCCTCTGTTCTTTCCTATGAACTTCTTGAGAAAGCCGGCTACCTTTTCAAAACATCTAAAGGAATTTACTCATACGCCCCTCTTTTCCAAAGAGTTGTCTTAAAAATGACGGAGATCATCCGTGAAGAGCTCAACGCCATTGGAGGTCAAGAAGTTTGTCTCCCCCTATTACAGTCGGCAGAATTGTGGCAAAAAACGGGCCGTTGGGATGCTTTTTTATCAGAAAAACTACTCTATGTCCTTAAAGACAGAGAGAATCGAGAGATGTGTTTAGCTCCTACCCACGAGGAAGTGGTTTCAGAGTTCGTAGCCCAGTGGCTATCGGGGAAAAAACAACTACCTATCCATTTATATCAAATTGGAACTAAGTTCCGTGATGAAATTCGGCCTCGATTTGGACTCATGCGGGCAAAAGAGTTTTTAATGGAGGACAGCTACACATTCTCAAGCTCTCCAGAGCAAATGGATGAACAATATGCAAAACTTCGTTCAGCCTATCAGCGCATTTTTGATCGATTGAACCTCAAATATGTCATTGTTACCGCTGATGGAGGGAAAATTGGTAAAGGAAAATCTGAAGAATTTCATGTCCTCTGCTCACTTGGAGAGGATACCATTTGTGTGAGCGGCTCCTATGGAGCCAATTTAGAGGCCGCACAGGCTATCCCTCCATCCTACGCATACTCCTCCGAATTTCTCCCCTTAGAGGAAGTTGAAACTCCAGGAGTTCGAACTATTGAAGAGTTAGAGGCCTTTTTCAAAGTCCCTAAACAACAAATCATGAAGACTATAGTTGTCAAAGCTTGCAAAAAAGGCTGCGAACAATTTGTTGCCATTTGCATTCGTGGAGACCGCCAAGTCAACCTAATCAAAGTCGCTTCTTTCTTACAAGTAGATGACTGTGAACTCGCTTCTGATGAAGAGATACTCAAACATCTCCATGTTGAAAAAGGATTTATTGGACCTTTATGTTGTCCCATCCCCTACTATGCAGATGAAACAACACGCCCTATGACAAACTTCATCTGCGCAAATAATCAAAAAGATACTCATTGCAAATACGTGAACTGGGAACGAGATATTCCTCTTCCGACCTTTGGGGATTTTCTTTTGGCAGAAGCTGGAGATCTCTGTCCTCAAAACCAAGGAGCCCCCTATGAAATTTTCCAAGGTGTTGAAGTAGCTCATATCTTTAATCTTGGAACGCGCTACACGGAAAGTTTCTCTGTAGATTTCCAGGATGAGAATGGGGATAAGCAACTCTGTTGGATGGGTACATACGGCATTGGAGTAGGAAGGACCCTGGCTGCTTGCATAGAACAATTGGCTGATGACAAAGGAATCGTTTGGCCTTTGGCTATTGCTCCGTTCTCTATTACTCTGCTTTATAATGGTGGCGATACCGAAGGAGAGGCTCTGGCAACACAATTGTATCACAGCCTAAATACAGCAGGTTTTGAGCCGCTTCTCGATGATCGTAATGAGCGTCTTGGCTTCAAATTAAAGGACAGCGATCTACTGGGAATCCCCTATAAATTAATTATTGGGAAGTTTTTCCAGAAAACAGGACTACTTGAGATCGAATCTCGAACAGGAGAAAAACAGAATCTATCTCCCGACGATTTATTAGATTGGTGTTCTAAAAATCTTCCTTGTCACACGAGAAAAATTCCTCCCATCCGAGAAATCTAG